The following proteins come from a genomic window of Alicyclobacillus dauci:
- a CDS encoding DUF3243 domain-containing protein, with translation MSVLGSFDNWREFLGEHVDKAQSMGLSEEQITNVASKMGDFLADRVDPKNDEQRLLKEMWDCGNDEERRAIASIMVKLSDKAN, from the coding sequence ATGAGCGTACTTGGCAGCTTCGACAATTGGCGCGAATTCCTTGGTGAACACGTCGACAAAGCACAATCCATGGGCCTTTCCGAGGAGCAGATCACGAACGTGGCATCCAAAATGGGCGATTTCCTCGCAGATCGAGTCGACCCGAAAAACGACGAACAGCGCTTGTTGAAGGAAATGTGGGATTGCGGTAACGACGAGGAACGCCGCGCGATTGCCAGCATAATGGTTAAGCTGTCGGATAAAGCGAACTAA
- a CDS encoding DUF4395 domain-containing protein, whose amino-acid sequence MLHVVVPNSIPRPLVRTNQWFIVLSVLAAWLTQLHWILLIPFVAGVLGLAMNFNPVMRLAKQFLRKPISEYIPEDRDQQQFNQWIAVICLGISFIGYAAHWLVIGYVFSAMVLLAAFIAICGFCIGCFIRFQILRFRQRRQARGRG is encoded by the coding sequence GTGTTACATGTGGTTGTCCCGAATTCCATTCCCAGACCACTTGTACGAACCAACCAGTGGTTCATAGTTCTGTCTGTTTTGGCCGCATGGCTAACTCAGTTGCACTGGATTCTACTCATTCCCTTTGTGGCAGGCGTCCTTGGGTTAGCAATGAACTTCAACCCTGTGATGCGGCTGGCAAAACAGTTTTTGCGCAAACCGATTTCTGAATACATCCCAGAAGACAGGGACCAACAGCAATTCAACCAGTGGATCGCGGTCATCTGCCTGGGTATCAGTTTCATTGGCTACGCAGCACATTGGCTTGTCATCGGCTACGTCTTTTCCGCCATGGTGCTGTTGGCAGCCTTTATCGCAATTTGTGGATTTTGCATCGGCTGCTTCATCCGCTTCCAAATTCTTCGCTTCCGGCAGCGCCGACAGGCCCGTGGACGGGGTTGA
- the ileS gene encoding isoleucine--tRNA ligase: protein MALRKVDAKEAAKSREERVLSFWHEHDVFHKSEAIRRGGPEWVFYEGPPTANGLPHPGHVLTRVFKDIYPRYRTMKGYHVERKAGWDTHGLPVEIEIEKKYGISGKKQIQEFGVERFVQECRSSVFKYEETWRRLTERLGYWTDLDHPYMTLTDDYIESVWNLLKTIYDKGLLEQGHRVSPYCPHCETTLSSHEVAQGYADVKDLSVTAKFRVKDGDIDGRPTYILAWTTTPWTLPSNVALAVHEDLQYVLIHQKEAGENVWVADGLKDNFLGEGDEIIAMKSGRDLVGTAYEPVFPYVTVEGKKHIVIASGHVTDESGTGIVHMAPAHGEDDYKACRNAGIVFINFVDYTGCFTSDVADYEGRFVKDEELNVDLVKSLAHRGVLYEKHKFEHSYPHCWRCDTPLIYYAIDSWFIRTTEVKDQLIANSKSVNWIPEHVRDGRMGNFLENVIDWNLSRSRYWGTPLPVWRCQSCGKMECIGSKAELEAKARRLPKELHKPYIDELTWSCECGGTMERVSEVIDVWFDSGSMPFAQLHYPFENQEAFKRLYPADYICEAIDQTRGWFYSLLAISTLVTGKAPYKNVLVLGHVLDEHGKKMSKSKGNVIDPFEAFDMHGADALRFYFISNTYPWNSQLFYHKAVAESKGKFIDLLQNIHAFYALYAGIDQFDPAAKFIPVADRPLMDRWITARLHQTVRTVDTSMDKYDATTAARALQAFVDELSTWYVRRNRDRFWAPGMEDDKVAAYLTLYEVLKTVALLAAPLTPFMAEELYQNIVRQNESTTDPVSVHLCDFPQADESLIDESLIREMAAVLRVVEGGRHLRNESKIKTRQPLSKLYVPASEEATLGKFVDIIKDELNVKDVVFAELDEIAKPELYLNLATVGKSFGKKTPVLNQAAKAASAETIAKFRSEGSVVIEGETLTTEHAEVRYAANFEGLISVDARGFVGLNTELTPELVEEGFVREIISKMQMMRKEVDYGVTHKVRFHATGDSEVLDILKRNRDRIAGTVLVREFVDAPMNDADLSKDWDVNGKHLTLAVGR from the coding sequence GTGGCATTGCGCAAAGTCGATGCAAAAGAAGCTGCAAAATCGCGTGAAGAACGCGTTCTATCGTTCTGGCACGAACACGATGTGTTTCATAAAAGTGAAGCCATCCGCAGGGGTGGGCCCGAGTGGGTCTTTTACGAGGGTCCGCCGACGGCGAACGGACTACCGCATCCGGGGCACGTCTTGACGCGTGTATTTAAGGACATCTATCCGCGGTATCGGACCATGAAAGGTTACCACGTTGAGCGCAAGGCTGGTTGGGATACGCATGGGTTGCCGGTGGAGATCGAGATCGAGAAGAAGTACGGCATCAGCGGCAAGAAGCAAATCCAAGAGTTTGGCGTGGAACGATTCGTTCAGGAGTGCCGATCCAGCGTCTTCAAATATGAAGAAACGTGGCGTCGCCTAACGGAGCGCTTGGGCTATTGGACGGATCTCGATCACCCCTACATGACCCTCACCGACGACTACATCGAGTCCGTGTGGAACCTGCTCAAGACGATTTACGACAAGGGGCTCTTGGAACAGGGACACCGCGTGAGCCCGTATTGTCCGCACTGCGAGACGACGCTGTCCAGCCACGAAGTGGCACAAGGCTATGCGGACGTGAAGGACCTGTCGGTGACGGCGAAGTTCCGCGTGAAGGACGGCGACATCGACGGACGTCCGACATACATTCTCGCCTGGACGACGACCCCGTGGACACTGCCGAGCAACGTGGCTCTGGCTGTGCACGAGGATTTACAGTACGTCCTCATTCACCAAAAGGAAGCCGGGGAGAACGTCTGGGTGGCTGACGGTCTCAAGGACAACTTCCTAGGCGAAGGCGACGAGATCATCGCGATGAAATCCGGTCGCGATCTCGTCGGCACAGCGTACGAGCCCGTCTTCCCATATGTCACTGTGGAAGGCAAGAAACACATCGTCATCGCGTCCGGCCACGTGACAGATGAATCCGGTACAGGTATCGTCCACATGGCACCGGCTCACGGCGAAGACGACTACAAGGCCTGCCGCAATGCCGGCATCGTGTTCATCAACTTCGTCGACTACACTGGCTGTTTCACGAGTGATGTTGCGGACTACGAAGGGCGCTTCGTGAAGGATGAGGAACTGAATGTCGATCTCGTCAAGTCCCTCGCCCACCGCGGCGTACTCTATGAGAAGCACAAGTTTGAGCACTCGTATCCGCACTGCTGGCGCTGCGACACGCCGCTCATCTACTACGCCATCGACAGTTGGTTCATCCGCACGACCGAAGTGAAAGACCAGCTCATCGCCAATTCGAAAAGCGTCAACTGGATCCCGGAACACGTGCGCGATGGGCGTATGGGTAACTTCCTTGAGAACGTGATCGACTGGAACTTGTCCCGCAGCCGTTATTGGGGGACGCCGCTGCCAGTTTGGCGCTGTCAGTCGTGTGGCAAGATGGAGTGCATCGGCTCCAAAGCGGAACTCGAGGCGAAAGCCAGACGTCTGCCAAAAGAGCTGCACAAACCGTATATCGACGAGCTGACGTGGTCCTGTGAATGCGGTGGGACGATGGAGCGCGTTTCGGAAGTGATCGACGTGTGGTTCGACTCAGGCAGCATGCCGTTTGCACAGTTGCACTATCCGTTCGAGAACCAGGAAGCGTTCAAGCGCCTGTACCCGGCAGATTACATCTGCGAGGCTATCGACCAAACGCGCGGCTGGTTCTACAGCCTCCTGGCCATCTCGACACTCGTGACGGGGAAGGCTCCGTATAAAAATGTGCTCGTGCTCGGGCACGTTCTGGATGAGCACGGGAAGAAGATGTCGAAGTCGAAGGGCAACGTGATCGATCCGTTCGAGGCATTTGACATGCACGGCGCGGACGCACTCCGCTTCTACTTCATCTCGAACACGTACCCGTGGAACTCGCAGTTGTTCTACCACAAGGCGGTCGCTGAGAGCAAAGGCAAATTTATCGATCTCCTGCAGAACATCCACGCCTTCTACGCTCTGTACGCAGGCATCGACCAGTTCGATCCGGCCGCGAAGTTCATTCCGGTCGCCGACAGGCCGCTCATGGATCGTTGGATTACGGCGCGCTTGCACCAAACAGTAAGGACTGTCGATACGTCAATGGACAAGTACGACGCAACGACAGCGGCTCGGGCGCTGCAGGCGTTCGTGGACGAATTGTCGACCTGGTATGTCCGCCGCAACCGCGACAGGTTCTGGGCACCCGGCATGGAAGACGACAAAGTGGCTGCATATCTCACACTGTACGAAGTGCTGAAAACAGTTGCCCTCTTGGCTGCACCGCTCACACCGTTCATGGCGGAGGAACTGTACCAGAACATCGTGCGCCAAAATGAATCGACGACCGATCCGGTGAGCGTACACTTGTGCGACTTCCCGCAAGCTGACGAGTCGCTCATCGATGAATCGCTCATTCGTGAAATGGCAGCCGTCCTACGCGTCGTTGAAGGCGGTCGTCACCTGCGCAACGAAAGCAAAATCAAAACGCGTCAACCGCTGTCGAAGCTGTATGTGCCAGCTTCCGAAGAGGCGACGCTCGGCAAGTTCGTGGACATCATCAAAGACGAGTTGAACGTCAAGGACGTTGTGTTTGCAGAGCTCGACGAGATCGCGAAACCGGAGTTGTACTTGAACTTGGCGACGGTCGGTAAATCATTTGGGAAGAAGACACCTGTTCTCAACCAGGCAGCCAAGGCAGCGAGTGCTGAGACCATCGCGAAATTCAGGAGCGAAGGGTCGGTCGTGATCGAGGGTGAGACGCTCACGACGGAGCACGCGGAAGTTCGCTATGCCGCCAACTTCGAGGGGCTCATCTCCGTCGATGCGCGCGGATTTGTCGGACTGAACACGGAATTGACGCCGGAACTGGTCGAGGAAGGCTTCGTGCGCGAGATCATCTCGAAGATGCAGATGATGCGCAAAGAAGTTGACTACGGCGTCACGCACAAAGTCCGCTTCCATGCGACCGGCGACAGTGAAGTGTTGGATATCTTGAAGCGCAACCGGGATCGGATCGCTGGCACGGTTCTCGTTCGCGAGTTTGTGGATGCGCCCATGAACGATGCAGACCTGTCGAAAGACTGGGATGTGAACGGGAAGCACCTCACACTTGCTGTTGGCCGATGA
- a CDS encoding MBL fold metallo-hydrolase: MKIANGVEMLELDMNFMGHQSTIHPTLLFDDDSAILVDVGLPGQLEEIKAAMNKAGVPFERLRGVILTHQDFDHIGSLPDVIASAAQPIEVYAHAEDKPYIEGDKEPIKMNRARIENMLANLPEEEKAKIQSMFSKLPTGKVTKEVSDGDVLPFFGGITVIFTPGHTPGHISLYLNESKTLITGDATVSQDGKIMGPNQNATPDMPLAMASQKKFTNFDIVKVICYHGGLCDDNVNEQFRALAK, translated from the coding sequence ATGAAAATCGCAAACGGTGTTGAAATGCTAGAACTTGACATGAACTTTATGGGACATCAAAGTACCATTCACCCTACCTTATTGTTCGATGACGACAGTGCCATTCTCGTGGACGTTGGATTGCCCGGCCAGTTAGAAGAAATTAAAGCTGCTATGAATAAAGCCGGCGTCCCATTTGAACGTCTCCGTGGGGTCATTCTCACGCACCAGGATTTCGATCACATCGGTAGCCTCCCCGACGTGATCGCTAGCGCTGCCCAACCAATCGAAGTATACGCGCACGCAGAGGACAAGCCTTACATTGAAGGCGACAAAGAACCAATCAAAATGAATCGCGCACGCATTGAAAACATGCTAGCAAACTTACCGGAAGAAGAGAAAGCGAAAATTCAATCCATGTTCTCCAAACTACCAACCGGCAAAGTGACGAAAGAAGTTTCCGATGGTGACGTACTTCCCTTCTTCGGCGGAATTACGGTCATCTTCACGCCAGGCCACACACCCGGCCATATCAGCCTATATTTGAATGAAAGCAAAACACTCATCACCGGCGATGCCACAGTCAGCCAAGATGGTAAAATTATGGGTCCAAACCAGAACGCAACACCGGACATGCCGCTTGCAATGGCGTCTCAAAAGAAATTTACGAACTTTGATATTGTAAAAGTGATCTGCTACCACGGAGGCCTCTGCGACGACAACGTCAACGAGCAATTCCGTGCTCTGGCGAAGTAG
- a CDS encoding LysE/ArgO family amino acid transporter, producing MLIAFVHGIILSFGLIMPIGMQNGFILTQGAVQKRWVGAMPAIATAALCDTLLIGLSVVGLSSAAFAFVWLRVAMGVIGIVFLLYMGWRTWRDDSTEDSANQSPWSTKRQVRFAASVSLLNPHAWLDTLAVIGGSVLVYSSWNERISFGVACTVVSWVWFIALAVMGHVAGRVMFQSSARIISRVSALMMFASAIYLSYIMFTFQR from the coding sequence TTGCTGATTGCGTTCGTTCACGGAATTATTCTTTCATTTGGATTAATCATGCCAATTGGTATGCAAAATGGATTCATTTTAACGCAAGGGGCAGTTCAAAAGCGTTGGGTGGGTGCCATGCCTGCCATTGCTACAGCTGCGTTGTGCGATACATTGCTAATCGGCCTGTCGGTTGTGGGGCTGTCTTCCGCAGCGTTTGCGTTTGTGTGGTTGCGCGTGGCCATGGGGGTAATTGGAATCGTGTTTTTGCTTTACATGGGGTGGCGGACATGGCGAGACGATAGTACGGAGGACAGTGCGAATCAGTCCCCGTGGTCAACCAAACGTCAAGTTCGGTTTGCTGCATCCGTATCACTGCTGAATCCCCATGCGTGGCTGGACACACTGGCTGTCATTGGCGGGAGCGTTCTTGTGTACTCGAGCTGGAATGAAAGAATATCTTTTGGTGTGGCGTGTACGGTTGTATCCTGGGTGTGGTTTATTGCCCTTGCGGTCATGGGTCACGTTGCAGGGCGAGTCATGTTTCAGTCATCGGCACGGATCATCAGCCGCGTGTCAGCGCTCATGATGTTTGCGTCGGCCATCTACCTAAGCTATATCATGTTCACATTTCAGCGCTAA
- a CDS encoding globin domain-containing protein, translating to MSEQSMTIYDAIGGDKTMSKLVTEFYLRVEKHPLLRPIFPASFDEVRERQYWFLTQLFGGPRLYMENRGQPMLRARHLPFPITKEHARAWLGCMQEAMIAAEIIEPAREAMMQRLTMTAFHMVNTDS from the coding sequence ATGAGTGAGCAGTCGATGACAATATATGACGCAATCGGCGGCGACAAGACGATGTCGAAGCTTGTTACGGAATTTTATTTACGAGTTGAAAAACATCCGCTTCTACGGCCAATATTCCCAGCGTCATTCGACGAAGTCCGAGAACGACAGTACTGGTTTTTGACACAGTTATTTGGCGGTCCACGCTTGTATATGGAGAATCGTGGTCAACCCATGTTGCGGGCACGACACCTGCCGTTCCCTATCACGAAAGAACACGCCCGGGCATGGCTGGGTTGTATGCAGGAAGCGATGATTGCTGCTGAAATCATTGAGCCTGCAAGAGAGGCAATGATGCAGCGGCTGACAATGACCGCATTTCACATGGTGAACACAGACTCGTAA
- a CDS encoding DUF896 domain-containing protein, whose protein sequence is MLHPEKIERLNHLARKSKRETLSDEEREEQRKLREEYLTNFRKEFRNHLDHIHVVDKDDIPPTTKH, encoded by the coding sequence ATGTTGCACCCTGAGAAGATCGAGCGGTTAAACCACCTCGCTCGCAAGTCGAAGCGTGAGACTCTCTCGGATGAGGAACGAGAAGAGCAACGCAAGCTGCGTGAGGAATACCTAACCAACTTCCGCAAGGAGTTCCGAAACCACCTGGATCATATCCATGTCGTCGATAAAGATGATATACCACCCACCACCAAGCATTAA
- a CDS encoding helix-turn-helix domain-containing protein: protein MSTTGNRIAELRKQRGLTQAKLAQEAGISTSAVAMYETNRRQLDESTTQQLAAALGVDVSFLRVTNEPVHDEVRIVKSASPQASHQQPVPPVDFGSDDDHQEVGKKPSTIAPGVKGTQAAHLAQRQVTKASDEHPDKSDPGWTSLALSRDEARFILFMRMNPDSLPFLQQFMNADPQKRKQIEKAWRLIHAFQA from the coding sequence TTGAGTACAACGGGCAATCGTATTGCGGAACTGCGTAAACAACGCGGATTGACACAGGCGAAACTAGCACAAGAAGCAGGCATTTCAACAAGCGCCGTGGCGATGTACGAGACAAATCGTCGGCAACTGGACGAAAGCACGACACAACAACTCGCCGCAGCCTTGGGCGTCGATGTTTCCTTTCTTCGAGTAACCAATGAACCCGTGCACGATGAGGTTCGAATCGTCAAGTCAGCCTCGCCACAGGCATCGCATCAACAACCCGTGCCACCCGTCGACTTTGGCAGCGATGATGATCACCAGGAAGTCGGTAAGAAGCCATCGACCATCGCGCCAGGAGTCAAAGGAACCCAAGCAGCTCACCTAGCACAAAGGCAAGTCACCAAAGCGAGTGATGAACACCCTGATAAATCGGATCCAGGCTGGACAAGTCTGGCCTTGTCCCGAGATGAGGCACGATTCATTTTGTTCATGAGAATGAACCCTGACAGTTTGCCTTTTCTTCAGCAGTTTATGAATGCAGACCCGCAAAAGCGGAAACAAATCGAAAAGGCTTGGCGCCTTATCCATGCGTTCCAAGCCTAA
- a CDS encoding YlbF family regulator, which yields MNPYDKAHELVRSIRQSDAYQRAEQSKRAIEQDESTSSMVKDFKRRQIQLQAQQMMGQTPSSEKMSQMQKLSEVIELNQDARAYLQADMELQVLMMDIQRILSEALDEVSLLSLEQIYEEMGRSE from the coding sequence TTGAATCCGTACGACAAAGCACATGAACTCGTACGCAGTATCCGTCAATCTGACGCGTATCAGCGGGCCGAGCAGTCGAAACGGGCAATTGAACAAGACGAATCAACCAGTTCGATGGTAAAGGATTTCAAACGACGCCAAATTCAGCTCCAGGCTCAGCAGATGATGGGACAAACGCCTTCAAGCGAGAAGATGTCCCAAATGCAAAAGCTCAGCGAAGTCATTGAATTAAACCAGGACGCCAGGGCGTATCTTCAGGCGGATATGGAGTTACAGGTGTTGATGATGGACATTCAACGGATCCTGTCTGAGGCGCTGGACGAGGTCAGTCTGCTCTCACTTGAACAAATCTATGAGGAAATGGGGCGCTCTGAATGA
- a CDS encoding DNA polymerase IV encodes MTEGRRILHIDMNAFYASCHAAEEPDKYAGRPTAVAGSPETRHGIIVTASYEARAKGVETTMTVMQAKRICPDLLFIQPDFALYRTYARKVFDIVGQFTPLVEVVSIDECYADVTGSRLFGTGIEIAKAIQKTIRDELRLPCSIGVADCKFFAKMGSNLKKPMGISIVDKSNFREILWPMNVSDMHGVGEKTAAKLHSLGIRTIRQLAEGNDRTIERAFGLRGLELKAYANGRDDRPVTAERAPAKSIGHSITLPQDAKSFEALQRVLLNLADQVGRRTRKHGVVGRVLTLTIRYANLETFTRRITLPVHTDLTEHIYQTAQSLLQSNWREGHAIRLVGITLSEFQQKNPTSSMSVQTSLFNAPEEEAKFTLTKRLEKLTAVTDALRNRFGEDIVVRGRMLQPDDSNALRNHRSRGTSLQTDQLYDKE; translated from the coding sequence CCGGAAGTCCGGAGACCCGCCACGGGATTATTGTAACCGCAAGTTACGAGGCTCGTGCAAAAGGTGTCGAGACAACCATGACAGTTATGCAAGCCAAGCGAATTTGCCCGGATCTCCTCTTTATTCAACCCGACTTCGCACTATATCGGACCTATGCCCGAAAGGTGTTTGACATCGTCGGGCAGTTTACCCCACTCGTTGAAGTGGTCAGTATTGATGAATGTTACGCTGATGTGACAGGAAGTCGACTGTTTGGAACGGGCATTGAGATCGCAAAAGCCATTCAAAAGACGATTCGCGATGAACTGCGACTCCCCTGCTCGATTGGTGTTGCGGATTGCAAGTTTTTTGCGAAGATGGGTAGTAACTTAAAGAAACCAATGGGCATTTCCATTGTTGATAAGTCGAATTTTAGGGAAATTCTCTGGCCAATGAACGTCAGTGATATGCATGGAGTCGGGGAGAAAACTGCAGCCAAGCTGCACTCGCTCGGGATACGTACGATCCGTCAGTTGGCAGAGGGCAACGACAGAACCATCGAGCGTGCGTTTGGCCTGAGGGGACTTGAACTAAAAGCATATGCAAATGGCCGGGATGATCGGCCGGTGACAGCGGAGCGTGCGCCTGCCAAGAGTATTGGTCACTCCATCACGCTACCGCAGGATGCAAAATCGTTTGAAGCACTACAGCGAGTCCTGCTCAACCTGGCAGACCAAGTTGGACGGAGAACTCGAAAACACGGTGTCGTTGGAAGGGTGCTTACACTCACTATCAGGTACGCGAACCTGGAAACATTTACGCGTCGAATCACGCTCCCTGTACACACGGATTTGACGGAACATATTTATCAAACTGCTCAAAGCCTGTTACAATCAAACTGGCGAGAAGGACATGCTATCCGACTTGTTGGTATCACGCTAAGTGAATTTCAGCAGAAGAACCCGACTTCGTCGATGAGTGTTCAAACAAGTTTATTCAATGCACCAGAGGAAGAAGCAAAGTTTACCTTGACGAAACGCCTCGAGAAGTTAACTGCAGTGACGGATGCATTGCGAAACCGTTTCGGGGAAGACATCGTGGTTCGTGGACGAATGTTGCAACCGGACGACAGCAATGCACTGCGTAACCACCGGTCACGCGGTACATCGCTGCAAACAGACCAGTTGTATGATAAGGAGTAG
- a CDS encoding metal-dependent hydrolase, producing MRLTYHGQSCFIIENGQDSIIIDPFLSGNDKATIKPDDVNVSYVLLTHGHGDHVLDAEAIARRCNATIIAPNELANYYGSKGLNVHPLHIGGKHDFPFGRVKLTLAFHGSGMETDNGLVYVGPPVGFLITMDGKTIYHAGDTGLFGDMKIIGELNNIDIALLPIGDNFTMGPEDALIAAEWVRAKTVIPMHYNTFPLIAQDGGQFVRDLKDKGINGIELKIGESAEF from the coding sequence ATGAGACTTACATACCACGGACAATCATGCTTTATTATTGAAAACGGTCAGGACAGCATCATTATCGATCCGTTTCTAAGCGGCAACGACAAAGCCACCATTAAACCAGACGATGTCAACGTTTCATATGTCCTATTGACACACGGTCATGGCGATCACGTTCTTGACGCAGAAGCCATCGCGCGTCGCTGTAATGCGACCATCATTGCTCCGAATGAATTGGCCAACTACTATGGTAGTAAAGGGTTGAACGTCCATCCACTTCATATCGGTGGGAAACATGACTTCCCCTTCGGACGTGTGAAATTAACGTTAGCATTTCACGGCTCTGGCATGGAAACAGATAACGGGCTGGTTTATGTCGGTCCTCCGGTTGGCTTCCTTATCACTATGGATGGTAAGACGATTTACCACGCAGGTGATACCGGTCTGTTTGGCGACATGAAAATCATCGGTGAATTGAACAATATAGATATCGCCCTGCTCCCAATCGGTGACAATTTCACCATGGGGCCAGAAGATGCGTTAATTGCTGCAGAATGGGTACGGGCTAAAACCGTCATTCCTATGCATTACAATACGTTCCCCCTAATCGCGCAAGACGGCGGTCAGTTTGTTCGCGACCTGAAAGATAAGGGAATAAACGGTATTGAACTGAAGATTGGTGAAAGTGCCGAGTTTTAA
- the queC gene encoding 7-cyano-7-deazaguanine synthase QueC, which produces MEKAVVILSGGLDSTTCMGLAKEKGYDLYPLTFDYGQRHKIELKCAERVAKHYEVSDHKIVKLDFLRQIGGSALTDDSIDVPTGGLTEEIPVTYVPGRNLLFLSMAASYAEVIGATAIYIGVNALDFSGYPDCRPEFIEQVQATIAAGTKAGVEGHPIRIETPLLNWTKAEIVRNGMAIHVPYELTTSCYLGEEVACGECDSCRLRLKGFAEAGYRDPVPYRNDVNVRS; this is translated from the coding sequence ATGGAAAAAGCAGTTGTCATTTTAAGTGGTGGACTCGACAGCACAACGTGCATGGGGTTGGCGAAAGAGAAGGGGTACGATTTATATCCGTTGACGTTCGATTACGGTCAGCGGCATAAAATAGAGCTAAAATGCGCAGAACGGGTGGCCAAGCACTACGAGGTATCCGATCATAAAATTGTGAAGCTTGACTTTCTCCGACAAATTGGCGGAAGCGCCTTGACGGATGACTCGATAGATGTCCCCACAGGCGGGTTGACAGAAGAAATCCCAGTCACATATGTTCCGGGACGCAATTTGTTGTTTTTGTCCATGGCTGCGTCGTACGCCGAGGTCATCGGCGCGACTGCCATCTACATTGGCGTGAATGCACTAGACTTCAGTGGCTATCCGGACTGTCGCCCGGAGTTTATTGAGCAAGTACAGGCCACCATTGCGGCTGGCACGAAAGCAGGGGTGGAGGGCCATCCTATTCGGATCGAAACGCCGCTGCTCAACTGGACGAAAGCTGAGATCGTTCGGAATGGAATGGCTATCCACGTACCCTACGAATTGACGACCAGTTGCTATTTAGGAGAAGAGGTGGCCTGTGGTGAATGTGACAGTTGCCGCCTTCGTTTGAAAGGGTTCGCCGAGGCGGGTTATCGTGACCCCGTTCCATACCGCAATGACGTGAACGTGCGTTCATAA